In Candidatus Vesicomyosocius okutanii, one DNA window encodes the following:
- the accC gene encoding acetyl-CoA carboxylase biotin carboxylase subunit, whose translation MNKISKVLIANRGEIALRILRTCKELGIKTVAVYSTADKDLKHVRLSDEAVCIGPHPSKDSYLNIPALIAAAEVTHADAIHPGYGFLSENADFAQRVEESGFIFIGPRADNIRTMGDKVAAINTMQKSGVPCIPGSNGSLTEDAAQNTQLARDIGFPIIIKASNGGGGRGMRVVEKEADLIDSIEMTKTEALNFFGNCKVYIEKFLTKPRHIEIQILADEYGNAIHLGERDCSMQRRHQKVVEEAPAPGITPRLRDKISSACTNACKAISYRGAGTFEFLFENNEFYFIEMNTRIQVEHPVTEMITGIDIVREQIRIADGQILSFTQNEVHVKGHAIECRINAEDPNNFMPSPGKITQYHIAGGLGVRVDSHVYNGYVVPPYYDSMIGKLITFSDTRLGAIIKMQNALDEMVIDGIKTNIALQKRIIDDETFQKGSINIHYLEKMLGNSLI comes from the coding sequence ATGAACAAAATTAGTAAGGTTCTCATCGCTAATCGTGGTGAAATTGCACTTAGAATTTTAAGAACTTGTAAAGAGCTAGGCATTAAAACTGTTGCTGTATATTCAACAGCAGATAAAGATCTTAAGCATGTTCGCTTATCTGACGAGGCTGTATGCATTGGTCCTCATCCATCAAAAGACAGTTATTTAAACATCCCAGCACTGATTGCTGCAGCAGAAGTTACTCATGCTGATGCAATTCATCCTGGTTATGGCTTCTTATCTGAAAATGCAGATTTTGCACAACGTGTTGAAGAAAGTGGGTTTATTTTTATCGGACCGCGTGCTGATAATATCCGTACAATGGGCGATAAAGTTGCTGCCATTAATACCATGCAAAAATCTGGAGTACCTTGTATTCCTGGATCAAATGGAAGTTTGACTGAAGACGCCGCTCAAAACACCCAACTTGCACGTGATATTGGCTTTCCAATTATAATCAAAGCCTCTAACGGAGGTGGAGGACGTGGCATGCGTGTGGTTGAAAAAGAAGCTGACCTAATTGACTCAATTGAAATGACCAAAACAGAAGCGCTTAACTTTTTTGGCAACTGTAAAGTATACATAGAGAAGTTTTTAACTAAACCTAGACATATTGAAATTCAAATATTAGCTGACGAATACGGTAACGCCATACACTTAGGTGAACGTGACTGCTCAATGCAAAGACGCCACCAAAAAGTCGTAGAAGAAGCGCCAGCACCTGGCATCACACCAAGATTACGTGATAAAATCAGCAGTGCTTGTACAAATGCTTGTAAAGCCATTAGTTATCGTGGCGCTGGTACATTTGAATTTTTATTTGAAAATAATGAATTCTATTTTATTGAAATGAATACCCGGATTCAGGTAGAACATCCTGTTACCGAAATGATTACTGGTATTGATATTGTGCGTGAACAAATACGCATTGCTGACGGTCAAATACTATCATTCACACAAAATGAAGTACACGTTAAAGGTCATGCGATTGAATGTCGTATTAATGCCGAAGACCCTAATAATTTCATGCCCTCACCAGGAAAGATCACCCAATACCATATAGCTGGAGGGTTAGGCGTGCGTGTTGACTCTCATGTATATAACGGTTATGTCGTGCCGCCCTATTACGACTCTATGATTGGCAAACTAATTACTTTTTCTGATACTAGACTAGGCGCTATTATTAAAATGCAAAATGCGCTTGATGAAATGGTAATTGATGGTATTAAAACTAATATTGCCTTACAAAAAAGAATCATAGATGATGAAACTTTTCAAAAAGGTAGTATAAATATCCACTATCTTGAAAAAATGTTAGGAAATTCTTTAATATGA
- the accB gene encoding acetyl-CoA carboxylase biotin carboxyl carrier protein: MDIRKVKKLMELLEQSSMSEIEIVEGEGSLRISRYRNATMAPPVAITTPVVAPIEVTTGVNPSENNISTVDGHPITSPMVGTFYSAASPNSDAFVKIGQHVNQGDTICIVEAMKIMNQIEADQSGTVTEILCTDGDAVEFSQTLVIIQ, from the coding sequence ATGGACATTCGTAAAGTAAAAAAATTAATGGAATTACTGGAGCAATCTAGTATGAGTGAAATTGAAATTGTTGAGGGCGAAGGATCTCTGCGTATCTCACGCTATAGAAATGCTACAATGGCACCACCAGTAGCAATTACAACTCCAGTAGTAGCACCAATAGAAGTCACTACAGGAGTAAATCCGTCTGAAAATAATATATCCACAGTAGATGGCCATCCAATTACCTCGCCTATGGTTGGTACTTTCTATAGCGCAGCATCACCTAATTCTGATGCTTTTGTTAAGATTGGTCAACATGTCAACCAAGGCGATACAATCTGTATTGTTGAGGCAATGAAAATTATGAACCAAATCGAAGCAGACCAATCTGGAACAGTAACTGAAATATTATGCACAGATGGTGATGCAGTTGAATTCAGTCAAACACTGGTCATCATTCAATGA